A region of Lycium barbarum isolate Lr01 chromosome 1, ASM1917538v2, whole genome shotgun sequence DNA encodes the following proteins:
- the LOC132628482 gene encoding uncharacterized protein LOC132628482, with the protein MNEQATQDNNPNAQTILPAKRRRGRPRKDGGVAKRGNLQSTIMTPPAPENIKKVQQNAVEMNQKDGGIIGSNNVVGQMVSGVVDGCFDAGYFISVRVGNSGTTLRGLVFQPGRFAPITPANDVAPSAIMYHRNQVAQPNVAPGQHAISSKPMSSGPFVPNNNQFAPVMASQLGTIHEARCNSGSSLGEKSVLQPNQDQRVVQIQSHTTSLPVENLRMVEQNEVMQTKQERLVQIHQSHTTIPVENLRMVEQDEVMQVFEVVDPSEGTTKMFAESILVEAKASEGTTSDQGPNKAQKQLMGSMYQSDILFQNNHNSSGGEIHHNPAADNQPTELESKNDKQPNPEKSYMQTLLQPGELVQCEAKKLEIHRAPMNAQTQLHSSQGLSPMNAEIQMKEWTHSGQENQQNQFNQSTLFAELNSVGQETQAAAETQIFQPSNELKSPFLEQNYVQMTNENPNPGINQVLVTGETQAVAPESIRTTSVDFMMENLNYPKNEESQNTHIGPEVELSRNAEMSNETKGASDIGEKLVLGSQLAPQQEEAKTENSDHSAKVETQSTSCDGGNINLEIFHQGKRNQP; encoded by the exons CTAAAAGAGGCAATTTGCAGTCCACAATCATGACTCCTCCAGCACCCGAAAACATCAAGAAAGTTCAACAAAATGCTGTCGAAATGAACCAAAAAGATGGAGGCATTATTGGTAGCAACAACGTTGTAGGACAGATGGTTTCCGGTGTCGTTGACGGTTGTTTTGATGCAGGGTACTTCATCTCCGTTCGAGTTGGTAATAGTGGGACCACGCTCCGTGGATTAGTCTTCCAACCGGGGCGATTCGCTCCTATTACACCAGCAAATGATGTTGCCCCATCAGCCATAATGTATCACAGAAATCAAGTTGCTCAGCCAAATGTGGCACCAGGACAACATGCAATATCTTCTAAGCCAATGTCAAGTGGTCCATTTGTACCTAACAATAACCAATTTGCTCCTGTCATGGCGTCTCAACTTGGCACGATTCACGAGGCACGATGCAACTCGGGTTCTTCCTTGGGTGAAAAGTCCGTCTTGCAACCAAATCAAGATCAAAGAGTAGTCCAAATCCAATCCCACACGACTAGCCTTCCAGTGGAGAATCTTAGAATGGTTGAACAGAATGAAGTGATGCAG ACAAAACAAGAACGACTAGTCCAAATCCACCAATCCCACACGACCATTCCGGTGGAAAATCTTAGAATGGTTGAACAGGACGAAGTGATGCAGGTATTTGAAGTCGTGGACCCATCAGAAGGGACGACTAAAATGTTTGCAGAATCCATATTGGTTGAAGCGAAAGCTAGTGAAGGAACTACCAGCGATCAGGGACCTAATAAGGCTCAAAAACAACTCATGGGCTCTATGTATCAGTCTGACATTCTTTTTCAAAACAATCACAACAGCTCAGGTGGCGAAATCCATCATAATCCGGCTGCAGACAACCAACCGACTGAACTTGAGTCCAAGAACGATAAGCAACCAAATCCTGAGAAGTCGTATATGCAAACTTTACTTCAGCCGGGTGAGTTAGTTCAATGTGAAGCAAAGAAACTTGAGATTCACCGAGCTCCTATGAACGCGCAAACTCAACTCCACTCCTCCCAAGGACTTTCTCCAATGAATGCAGAGATTCAGATGAAAGAATGGACTCATAGTGGACAAGAAAACCAACAGAATCAGTTCAACCAAAGTACTCTATTTGCTGAACTTAACTCTGTTGGCCAAGAAACACAAGCTGCTGCAGAAACTCAGATATTTCAGCCAAGCAATGAGCTAAAAAGCCCATTTCTTGAACAGAATTATGTTCAGATGACTAATGAGAACCCGAATCCCGGGATCAACCAAGTACTGGTTACTGGTGAAACTCAAGCTGTGGCTCCAGAATCAATTAGGACTACTTCAGTGGACTTCATGATGGAAAATCTGAATTATCCAAAGAATGAGGAATCTCAAAATACTCATATTGGACCCGAAGTTGAGTTATCAAGAAATGCTGAAATGTCGAACGAAACTAAGGGTGCAAGTGATATTGGTGAGAAACTTGTGTTAGGTTCTCAATTAGCACCTCAGCAAGAAGAGGCAAAAACTGAAAATTCTGATCATTCAGCAAAAGTTGAAACTCAAAGTACAAGTTGTGATGGTGGCAACATCAACCTGGAAATTTTTCACCAAGGCAAACGAAACCAACCTTGA